Proteins found in one Oryza glaberrima chromosome 4, OglaRS2, whole genome shotgun sequence genomic segment:
- the LOC127769294 gene encoding uncharacterized protein At1g32220, chloroplastic, which yields MSPSPLLARPPAPASPSTYPSLPPRRCAPAVASAALRVAPATACGAPFSRLVTKRNFAASDIREDYSTPIDVVADVKTEKIVVLGGSGFVGSAICKAAVSKGIEVVSLSRSGRPSYSDPWVDQVTWLAGDVFYARWDEVLVGATAVVSTLGGFGNEEQMKRINGEANVTAVDAAKEFGIPKFILISVHDYNLPSFLLNSGYFTGKRKAESEVLSKYPTSGVVLRPGFIYGKRKVDGFEIPLDVVGQPLEKLLSSVENFTKPLSSLPASDLLLAPPVSVDDVAYAVINGVVDDSFFGVFTIEQIKEAAAKVRV from the exons ATGTCCCCCTCGCCGCTGCtcgcccggccgccggcgccggcgagcccgaGCACGTACCCGTCCCTCCCGCCTCGCCGGTGCGCCCCGGCTGTAGCTTCCGCGGCGCTCCGCGTGGCTCCAGCCACCGCCTGCGGAGCCCCATTCTCCAG GCTGGTGACCAAGCGGAATTTTGCTGCGTCTGATATTAGAGAAGACTACTCCACTCCGATTGACGTCGTTGCCGATGTGAAAACCGAGAAG ATTGTGGTGTTGGGAGGAAGTGGATTCGTTGGCTCTGCTATCTGCAAAGCTGCTGTCTCTAAGGGCATTGAGGTTGTGAGCCTCAGCAG GTCAGGGAGACCATCTTACTCTGATCCTTGGGTTGATCAAGTTACTTGGCTAGCAG GAGATGTTTTCTATGCAAGATGGGATGAAGTGTTAGTTGGTGCCACTGCTGTTGTGTCTACCCTTGGAGGATTCGGTAATGAAGAACAGATGAAAAGGATAAACGGTGAGGCAAATGTAACAGCAGTAGATGCTGCAAAAGAATTTG GAATCCCCAAATTCATTTTAATTTCTGTTCATGATTACAATCTTCCATCCTTTCTTCTTAACTCGGGTTACTTCACTGGTAAGAGAAAGGCTGAATCTGAAGTCCTCTCCAAATACCCAACCTCAG GTGTTGTACTGAGGCCTGGTTTCATTTATGGTAAAAGGAAAGTAGATGGCTTTGAGATACCACTGGACGTTGTAGGACAACCATTAGAAAAGCTACTTTCCTCTGttgaaaatttcacaaaaccgtTGAGTTCATTGCCAGCTTCTGACCTACTCCTTGCACCCCCAGTGAGTGTGGATGATGTTGCCTATGCTGTGATCAATGGAGTCGTAGATGACAGCTTCTTTGGTGTCTTCACGATTGAGCAAATCAAGGAAGCCGCAGCGAAAGTAAGAGTGTAA
- the LOC127772307 gene encoding probable protein phosphatase 2C 39 → MVDEELFDKSSNDHSISSEEEDMLVRSYSNLNVSFGYHCNSYQCFSLDTDEYDISPNKRLETNTMMTSQNGSFTCLSGAAISANFTLANTNICKGLIGEEILPELDSPNSFRKIVSSPSMSRLDLLSTSQGSPVSTESSIFEISKNIWRSSAPTTVSSNFLTSTEIKMAGGAAGEDRVQAVCSEKNGWLICGIYDGFNGRDAADFLAVTLYDNIVYYLYLLECRIKQENGLYGSPEGSLNGVKSELTLAMRFAENEDVKFSETFRAGVLKCLTTAVEQAENDFLCMVEQEMDDRPDLVSVGSCVLVVLLHGTDLCILNLGDSRAVLASVPSSGMDKLKAVQLTEIHSLENPLEYQKLLADHPNEPSVVMGNKIKGKLKVTRAFGVGYLKQKKLNDALMGILRVRNLCSPPYVYTNPHTVSHKVTEDDLFVVLGSDGLFDFFSNDEVVQLVYQFMHDNPIGDPAKYLIEQLLLKAAKEAALTAEELMRIPVGSRRKYHDDVTVIVIILGNAQRTMTASTSL, encoded by the exons ATGGTGGATGAGGAACTGTTTGATAAGAGCTCCAATGATCACAGCATCAGTTCTGAGGAAGAAGACATGCTTGTCAGGAGTTATAGCAATCTCAACGTCAGCTTTGGATACCATTGTAATTCTTATCAGTGTTTTTCTCTAGACACTGATGAGTATGACATCTCTCCCAACAAGAGGCTTGAAACTAATACCATGATGACATCACAAAATGGATCCTTCACTTGTTTGTCTGGTGCTGCGATTAGTGCCAATTTCACGCTGGCCAATACAAACATTTGCAAGGGTCTTATCGGGGAAGAAATTTTACCAGAACTAGACTCTCCTAATTCTTTCAGAAAAATTGTTTCATCCCCATCAATGTCAAGATTGGACTTGTTATCCACCTCACAAGGCAGCCCTGTATCAACTGAGAGCTCTATATTTGAAATCAGTAAAAATATCTGGAGGTCCAGTGCCCCAACTACTGTCTCATCCAATTTTCTGACAAGTACAGAGATAAAAATGGCTGGTGGAGCTGCTGGAGAGGATAGAGTCCAAGCTGTGTGCTCTGAGAAGAATGGATGGTTGATTTGTGGAATATATGATGGATTTAATGGACGAGATGCAGCTGACTTTTTGGCAGTAACTTTATATGATAATATAGTATATTACCTATATTTGTTAGAGTGCCGGATTAAACAAGAAAATGGTCTATATGGTTCACCAGAGGGCTCTCTTAATGGTGTTAAAAGTGAGTTAACACTGGCCATGAGATTTGCAGAAAATGAAGACGTGAAATTTTCTGAAACATTTCGAGCTGGTGTGCTTAAGTGCCTCACTACTGCTGTTGAGCAAGCTGAAAATGACTTTTTATGCATGGTTGAACAAGAGATGGACGATAGACCAGATTTAGTATCAGTTGGGTCTTGTGTTCTGGTTGTGCTTCTACATGGAACAGATTTGTGCATCTTAAATCTTGGGGATAGTAGAGCTGTGCTTGCTTCAGTGCCGTCTTCAGGAATGGATAAATTGAAGGCTGTTCAATTGACTGAGATCCACTCACTTGAAAATCCATTGGAgtaccaaaaacttttagctgATCATCCTAATGAGCCATCAGTTGTGATGGGTAACAAAATAAAGGGGAAGCTGAAGGTTACTCGTGCTTTTGGAGTTGGCTATCTAAAACAG AAGAAGTTGAACGATGCACTCATGGGAATTCTCCGAGTTCGTAATTTGTGCAGCCCGCCTTATGTGTACACAAATCCTCACACAGTTAGTCATAAAGTCACAGAGGATGATTTGTTTGTTGTGCTTGGTAGTGATGGCTTATTTGATTTCTTCAGCAATGACGAAGTTGTTCAGTTGGTTTATCAATTTATGCATGATAATCCAATTGGTGATCCTGCAAAGTATCTCATTGAGCAACTTTTACTTAAAGCAGCGAAGGAAGCAG CTTTAACAGCTGAAGAATTGATGAGGATACCTGTTGGGAGCAGGAGAAAGTACCACGATGATGTTACCGTCATTGTTATCATCCTTGGAAATGCTCAAAGGACAATGACAGCGTCAACTTCACTCTGA